The Pseudoxanthobacter soli DSM 19599 sequence GCCAGGACGCGACGGAGACAAGCGCACCGCCCGCAACCGGCGCCAGGATCGGCGACAGGCTGAGGCCGAGCAGGGTGAGCGACATCAGCTTTGCGGCTTCCGCCCCCGTCTTCAGATCGCGGATGACGGCGAGCGTGATCACCGTGCCCGCGCAGCCACCGAGCCCCTGGACGAAGCGGAGCGCGATCAGGGCCTCGATGGTCGGCGCGAACGCGCAGCCGATGGAGGCGATCACGAACAGCGTCAGGCCGAAATAGATCGGCTTCTTGCGGCCGACCATGTCCGAGATCGGCCCATAGATCACCTGCCCCAGAGCCAGCGCGACGAAGAAGCTGACGAGGCTGAGCTGCACCGTGCCTTCCGTCGTGCCGAAGCTCTCCGCGATACTGGCGAAGCCCGGAAGGTACATGTCGATTGCGAACGGCCCGACGGCCATCAGCATGCCGAGAATGGAGGCCCAGCGCGCGAGGGAAAATGTCTGCATGGAACGAACCTCCGGCGCGCGAGCGCCGTTTGGCTTCGGGGGCATGATCGTGATGCGGATCAAGGGTGAACGGCGTGTGACGGCGCGTGGAGGAAAGCACCGCATCCCATCGTCGTTTGGCGATGAATGACACTATTGCGCCCGGCGTGCAAGCCGCGACGGCAGCGCTTGAGACACGCCGCGGCTGAGTGTTGCCGCCGAGACCCAGCAGGATCGCAGGGCGGCCCAGCGCTGCAGCCATTGCCTTGCGGCGCGAGATGGGCCATTTGCTCTCGCAGTTTCTCTTTATAACAGGCTGAGATTGCCCGCGGCCATCCGCGGCGCGGAGGCGCAATGTCCGACACGAGCCAGATCTTCGAGACGAACGATGGCGGCGCTGCCGCCCGCCCCGCCAAGGCGAACCCGAAGATCAGCTTCGTCAGCCTCGGCTGCCCGAAGGCTCTGGTCGATTCCGAGCGCATCCTCACCCAGTTGCGGGCGGAAGGATACGAGATCAGCCGCAACCACGCCGGCGCCGATGTGGTGGTGGTGAATACCTGCGGGTTCCTCGACAGCGCCAAGGCGGAATCCCTCGGCGCCATCGGCGAGGCGCTTTCGGAGAACGGTCGAGTGATCGTGACAGGCTGCATGGGCGCGCAGCCGGAGGAAATCCGCGCGGCTCATCCGGGCGTTCTCGCCGTCACCGGCCCGCAGGCCTATGAGAGCGTCGTCGCGGCGGTGCACGAGGCCGTGCCGCCGGCCCACGATCCCTATGTTGATCTCGTGCCGCCCCAGGGCGTGAAGCTGACGCCGCGGCACTACGCTTATCTCAAGATTTCAGAGGGTTGCTCGAACCGCTGCACCTTCTGCATCATCCCCAGCCTGCGCGGTGATCTCGTCAGCCGGCCAGCCGGCGATGTGCTGCGCGAGGCCGAGCGGCTGGTGAAGGCGGGCGTCAAGGAGATCCTGGTGATCAGCCAGGACACGTCTGCGTACGGCGTGGACCTGCGCTACGCCGCGAGCCCGTGGCGCGACCGCGAGGTCCGGGCGAAGTTCTACGACCTCGCCGCCGCGCTCGGCGAACTCGGCGCCTGGATCCGGCTGCACTACGTCTATCCCTATCCGCACGTCGACGAAGTGATCGGATTGATGGCGGAAGGCAAGGTGCTGCCCTATCTCGACATCCCCTTCCAGCACGCCGCGCCGAACGTGCTGAAGGCGATGCGCCGACCGGCGCATCAGGAAAAGACCCTTGGCCGCATCCGCCGCTGGCGCGAGGAATGCCCGGATCTCGCCATTCGTTCGACCTTCATCGTCGGCTTCCCCGGTGAGACCGACGCGGACTTCGAGGAACTGCTGTCCTTCCTCGACGAGGCCTCGCTCGATCGTGTCGGCTGCTTCAAGTACGAAGCAGTCGCCGGGGCGACCGCGAACGATCTAGCCGCTCCCGTGCCCGAGGAAGTGAAGGAGCAGCGCTGGCACCGCTTCATGGCGCGCCAGCAGGCCATCAGCGCACGCCGGCTGGCCGTGAAGGTCGGAAAGCGGGCGAAGATCCTCGTCGACAAGTCGAGCGGCCTCACCGCCGTCGGTCGCGGCTCATGGGACGCACCAGAGATCGATGGGGTGGTGCACCTCACAGGCCGCCGGCCGATCCGCGCCGGCGAGTTCGTCAGCGTGCGCATCGACCGCGCCGATGCCTACGACCTGCACGCCACCGTTACGGGCTGATCGCCGCCCAGGCGATTGCTGACCACACAAGGAAGGGCATTCGCGTGCCGGGTCACAGACCGGTGCTCGGCGCTATTCCTTGTGCTTGGGTGGGTATCTCGTACCACTTGCCGGGGTCGAGCGAGGCGATATGGCGTTTCGCCTGTTCGAGGAACTGCTCGCCGAGGAAATCGCGTTCGACTTCGCTGTTGACCATTGTCCTGTCGGGGCGGACGCGGAACTTACCCCCGTTGAAGACACTGGGTCCGTACCACTTCCGTTCGATCTGGATGGCACAGAGGATCTGGTGTGGCTCAACCCTCATGGCGGCCCGCTCCTGCCCATACATGGGCCACAGAGCGGCTCGCTTTTCAGCGTCAGTTGCCAGTTCGTGCGCGATCGACTGCACATATTTCCATTGATACGACTGCGTATTGAGCAAAGAGGCCGTATCCAGGTCGAGATAGAATATATTCGTCAGCAGGCTGAGATCCGTCGGAAAGACGGCCGCGGCATAGAAATCACGCGTGACGCAAACGACCTTACCGGGATGAACGTCCGGCGCAACGTTCGTCTTCTCAGCTCCAGTGCGCGGGTCCTTGCCGAACCGCATTACGCTTTCGCCGCGCAGCTTCTCGTCATCTCGCGCAGAGAAACCTTCATCGAAGATTCTCCAGACCTTACGATCGTCACCCCTGAAGAACACACCCCGTGGCATCCGACGTCCTCCGATAAAATCGATGACGTCATCATCCCGGATATTCTTGCAAGAAATGCGGCAAATTCATAAAATATTCGTAATGACAAAAAATCAAGAAATAGAAATCACATAACAAAATATGCGTGAAATAGCGATGTAGTCTTTAATAAAGATAAATGATATATTGTAACATAATGGCGTTATTTTAGAATATTAGCCTGCGTTCCTGTTATCGACTAAATTTCGAATTCGCACAATCAAAGCAGGAAAAGACATCGGCACTGAGTGCGTGTGCGAAGCCGGGCCGATAAAGCGGAACATAATCCAGCGATTTTGCGTATCAATCGCACATAGCATGCACAACGGCCCTCTCCCGAGAGCAGCCGACTTAACCGCATTTCGCGCGGCGTTGCCTTAAGGCAACCCGGCTTGGCCGGCCGCCGCGGAAAGCGAAGGCGTGACCTGTTACGCGATGGGAACGGTCGGCGCGTTCTTCGTCTGGCGGATCGTCAACGCGGTGCGGACGCTTGCGACATTGGCCGCAGCCGTCAGTTCCTCGATGATGAAGGTCTGGAAGGCGCGGAGGTTCGTCGCGACGCACTTGAGGATGAAATCGATGTCGCCCGACAGCATCCATGCTTCCCGCACGATGGGCCAGCCGCGAAGCCGCTCCTCGAATGCCACCAGATCCGCTTCCGCCTGGCTGTTGAGGCCGACCATGGCGAACGCCGTCAGGTCGTAGCCGAGGCTCTTCTCGTCGAGCAGGGCGCGATAGGCATTGATGATGCCCGCATCCTCGAGTGCCTTGACCCGACGCAGGCAGGGCGGCGCGGAGATGCCGATCCGGCGAGACAGCTCGACATTGGTGATCCGGCCATCGTCCTGAAGCTCGCGCAGAATCTTCCAGTCGATGTCGTCGAGCCGAACTTTCAACGGCAATCCCCTTCGGATGGTGAGTGGTCGCGGCAGAATCGAGCAACATCCTTGCGCGCGCACGACATGCGATAACACATCCGGTCCGGTCGCGGAAAGAATTCCGCTGTCCCGAAAGCAGCCGCTGCTGCCGGCCGGCGGTGACGCGGCCTTATGTCGCCGCGCGGCACAACCGGCTCAGAGATCGGCCTGAATGCCGGCGATGAAGGCCGGCAATCCATAGCCGCGCGAGCGGCGCAACCGTTCCGCACCAAGGATGGCCTTCAACCCCGCATAGGCGCGCGTCAGGTCGTCATTGACGAGCACATAATCGTACTCGACCCAGTGCTCCAGTTCGGATTTGGCGTTGGTCAACCGCTTCGCGATCGTCTCCGCGCTGTCTTCGGCACGCCGGTCGAGCCGCGACTTCAGATCCCGTGCAGCAGGCGGCAGCACGAACACGGCGACGACGTCCTCCCGCATGGCCTCCACCAGCTGGCGGGTGCCCTGCCAGTCGATGTCGAAGACCATGTCGTAGCCTTCGGCGAGCGCCTGCTCCACCGCCTCCCGCGGCGTGCCGTAGAAATTGCCGTGCACCTCGGCCCACTCCAGAAGATCGCCCTGAGACCGCATGGCCTCGAAGCTCTTCTTCTGGATGAAATGGTAGTGCACCCCCTCGATCTCGCTCGGTCGCCGCTCCCGCGTCGTCACGGAAACCGAGAGCTTGAGCCGCTCGTTCTCGTCCGGATCGGACAGGAGGTTGCGCGTCAGCGTCGACTTGCCCGCGCCGGAGGGCGACGACAGCACAAGCAGGAAGCCGCGGCGGCTGTATGGAATTGTCGGGGCGCTCACGGGAATCACTCCAGGTTCTGGATCTGCTCGCGCAGCTGTTCGATGGTTGCCTTCAGGTCGAGCCCGGCGCGGGTAATGTCCACGTCGTTCGACTTCGCGCAGAGCGTGTTGGCCTCGCGGCCGAATTCCTGCGCCAGAAAATCGAGGCGACGACCGACGGCTCCGCCGCCGGCCAGCAGACCGCGTGCCTGCTCGATGTGGGCGCGCAGCCGGTCGATCTCTTCCTGTATGTCGGCACGGGAGGCAAGCAGCACCGCTTCCTGATGCAGGCGATCGGGATCGAGTCCGGCATCGGCGCCGACGATGCGGCGAATATCCGCCGCCAGCCGCTGCCGGATCGCTTCGGGGCGGCGCGCCGGGGAATGCTCGGCCACATCGACAAGCGCCTCGATGGTATCGAGATGGCGGGAAAGCGCCCCAGCGACAGCCTTGCCCTCGGTACGGCGCATGACGAGGAGATCGTCCACGGCTGCGGCGAACGCCTCGACGAGCATGCCGCCGAGTTCCGCGCGCATGGCGTCGTCGGACGTCGATTCGGCGGTTTCCAGGACACCGCGCAAGCCGAGGATACCCTCGACGGACACAGGCGCGCCTCCGAGCCGGCTGCGAACGGTGTCGGCCGCCGCCAGCACGCCCTCCAGCACGGCGGCGTTCAGGCGCACCGCAGCGGGCGCGGAGACCTGCTCAACGCTGAGCGTCGCCGATACGTTGCCGCGCGCGAGCGCCTTCGTCAGGCATTCGCGGACCTGAGGCTCGATGGCCTCGTAGCCGGACGCCAGCCGCAGCTTGAAATCGAGACCGCGGCCATTGACCGAACGCAGTTCCCAACCCCACGAGAAGCTCGCGGAACCGGCTTCCGTGTCGACCTCGGTGGTGCCCGATCTGCGGGCGAAACCTGTCATGCTGGCAAGCGTCATCCGCATTCCCGTCTGGCTGATTGAACGTTCGCGGCCCGCCGCGAGATGGACCGCTGCCGGTCTGTCGCCGCGCCGCGTTCACGACAGGCGGCGGCCGAAACATCAAGCGGCTTTATAAGCAGTGGAATTGCCCCTGCACAGAGGCGTGGAGACGCCTTGCGCCCGAACCGGGAGAACGGGAACGCCTTCAGACACGCGCTCCGCCGGGCGGGAGGCGCTGCGGCAGAAGGCGCCCCGTCAGTTCGCCGGAGTCGCCGGCTGCACAGCGATCTGATCGCTTCCGGAGCCCTGCCCGCTCTGTGTCTTCTCCAGCTCGCGCCACTTCGCGACATTGCGGTTGTGATCGTCGAGGCTGACCGCGAACACATGACCGCCGGTACCGTCAGCGACGAAGTAGAGGTCCTTGGTGTCGGCCGGGTGAGCGGCGGCCTCCAGCGAATCGCGACCGGGATTGGCGATGGGGCCCGGCGGCAGCGCCGGGATCTGGTAGGTGTTGTAGGGGTTCGGGCGCTGCAGGTCGGACCGCAGGATGGTGCGGGCCTGCTTCCAGGCAGCGCCGCCATAAAGCCCGTAGAGGATGGTCGGATCGGACTGCAGCCTCATGCCCTTGTTCAGGCGGTTGATGAAAACCGCGGCGATGCGGGGCCGCTCGTCCGCCTTGCCGGTTTCCTTCTCGATGATCGAGGCCAGGATCACGAGATCGCGCGGCGTTTTCAGCGGCAGATCGGGAGCACGCCCGGCCCAGATCTCGGCGAGCGCCTCTTCCTGCGCCTTCGACATGCGATCGAGCAGCTGCTTGCGCGAAGAACCTCGCGTGAACTTGTAGGTTTCGGGCAGCAGCGAGCCTTCCTGAGGAATCGCGCTCAACGCACCCGTCAGCATGGTATCGCCGAGAAGCTTGTCGACGACCTGGGCGCTGGTGACGCCCTCTGGAATCGTCATCGCATGCTGAATGCTGCGCCCGGACGTGATCTCGTCCATCACGGCGCGCATGGAGACGCCGGGCGAGAAGGCATATTCGCCAGCTTTCAGCTTGCTGGTGTTCTCAAGAAATTTCGAGGCACCCTCGAACACCCAACGGTTCGAGATCACGTTGTGGCTTTCGAGCAGGGTCGCGATCTCGTCGAGGGTAGAACCCGGCTCGATCAGCACGGTCGCCTCTGCCGCAAGCGGTCCCGGGGCCTCGTAAACCGTCTTTCCCCAGTAGACGGTGCCGCCCGCTGCCAGCACGATCAGCAGCGCCGCCGTCAGGAAGAAATTCAGGACGAGAACCAGCGGATTGCGAGCATGGCGCGACCGCGACGGCGGAGGCGGCGCCGAGTCGGGATGAAGCGCCTGGCGCGGACTGCGCGGGCTGCGGCGGCGGCCGGTCGGTTCTCGGTTGTCGCTCGACGGATCGGTCATGTCACGCTGCTGCCTTTCAGACCGCCTCGCCGCCTGCGCGGGCTATCCCGGCACAGGCACCCCGCCCAAGGCTCCGGAAGGGCCGCGGACGGCGGAAAGGCGCAAGCATCAAGGGACCGAATCGGACTCCGGTCATCAGATGCTCGTGCGGTTTCTTTGCCCCGCTCCCCGGCAGGATACCGGATGGCGGCCGCCTCGGACATGAAGCGGCATACCGTCATTTTCGAGGCAGGCCGCGCCGGGCTCGACGCGGCGCCCCGCGGTCAGGCCTCGAACTGGCGCAGAATGATCGAGGCGTTGGTGCCGCCGAACCCGAAGGAGTTCGAGAGCACGGTGCGGATCGGCATCTCCTTGGCCTTGTTCGGCACGAGGTCGATGGACGTCTGCACAGAGGGGTTGTCCAGGTTGATCGTCGGCGGCGCGATGCTGTCGCGCATCGCCAGAACCGAGAAGATCGCCTCGATCGCACCCGCGGCACCGAGCAGATGCCCGGTGGCCGATTTCGTCGACGACATCGTCAGCCGGTCCGCCGACTGTCCCACGACGCGGTGCACGGCGCCGAGTTCGATCTCGTCGCCCATCGGCGTCGAGGTCCCGTGGGCGTTGATATAGTCAATTTCCTCGGGCGCGATTCCGGCGCGCTTGAGAGCCGCCGTCATGCAGCGATAGGCGCCATCACCATCCTCGGAGGGAGCGGTGATATGATAGGCATCGCCGGACATGCCGTAGCCGATGACCTCGCCGTAGATCCTCGCGCCGCGCCGGATGGCGTGCCCGAGTTCCTCGAGGACCACCACGCCCGCGCCCTCGCCCATGACGAAGCCGTCACGGTCGCGGTCATATGGGCGGGAGGCCTGTTCCGGCCGGTCGTTGAAACCGGTGGAAAGCGCCCTGCAGGCCGCGAAGCCGGCGAGCGCAAGCCGCCCGATCGGCGATTCGGCACCGCCGGCAACCATCACGTCGGCGTCATCCAGCATGATCAGCCGCGCCGCATCGCCGATGGCATGGGCGCCGGTCGAACAGGCCGTCACGACCGCATGATTCGGGCCCTTGAGGCCGTGGCGGATCGAGACGTAGCCGGAGGCGAGATTGATCAACCGTCCGGGGATGAAGAACGGCGAGATGCGGCGCGGACCACGCTCCTTCAGCGTGATCGCCGCGTCCTCGATACCGATCAGACCGCCGATACCGGAGCCGATCAGCACGCCGGAGCGGATCTGCTCCTCGTAGGACTTGGGCGACCACCCGGCATCACGGATCGCCTGCTCGGCCGCCGCCACCGCGAACACGATGAACTCGTCGACCTTGCGGCTTTCCTTGGGCTCCATCCAGTCGTCGGGATTGTAGGTGCCGTCGCTTCCATCCCCGCGGGGAATCTGCGCCGCAATCCTGCAGGCAAGATCGGACACCTCGAACGACTCGATGGCGTTGGCCCCGCTCTTGCCTTCGATCAATCTGGACCAAGACACGTCCACGCCGCACCCAAGCGGCGTGACCATCCCAAGGCCGGTAATCACTACACGTCTCATCGAACGTCCCGATCGGTCGCAATGGATCGAGCGGTAGTGGCCGGACGCCAGAGCGTCCGGATGCCGCCGCCTCGCCTTGTTGCCGGTCAGCCGGCCGCCTTTTCCAGGAACTTCACGGCGTCGCCGACGGTCAGGATCGTCTCGGCGGCATCGTCCGGAATTTCGACACCGAACTCTTCTTCGAAGGCCATGACGAGCTCGACGGTGTCCAGGCTGTCGGCGCCGAGATCGTCGATGAAGCTCGCGTTGTCGGTGACCTTGTCGGCTTCGACGCCGAGATGCTCGATCACGATCTTCTTCACACGCTCAGCGATGTCGCTCATTCTCGCCTTCCTTGATATCTTGCTAGGGAAACCGTTGACGGAAAACCGCGCGAGCCCCGAAAACTTCTTGCTTACTGATGACTTTCCAAACGAAAGACGTTGAAAGCCGAAGGTTTAAAGGTCCAGGACAAAACCGGGTTACCACCCATACAAGTCTTGTCCTCCGGTTACGACGTTCTGCCGTATCGTCCGGCCGGCGGTAGGTAACACACTTTATTGGGCTTGGCCAGAAGTCCACACGCGCGGAATCACTGGCAAAACCCCGTCTTCAGACCATGGCCATGCCGCCATTGACGTGCAAGGTCTGGCCCGTGACGTAACCTGCCTCGCTGGAGGCAAGATAGAGCACCGCAGCGGCGATGTCGTCGCCCGAACCAAGCCGGCCGGCAGGCACCGCCCCCAGGATGGCGTCGCGCTGCTCGGGTTTCAGCACGTCGGTCATCGCGGTCTCGATGAAGCCGGGCGCCACCGTGTTCACGGTGATGTTCCGGCTCGCCACTTCCTTGGCAAGCGACTTGGACATGCCGATCATGCCCGCTTTCGCCGCGGCATAGTTGCCCTGGCCGGCATTGCCGGTGACGCCGACCACGGATGTGATGCCGATGATGCGGCCATAACGACGCCGCATCATTCCCTTCAGAGCAGCACGGGAGAGGCGGAAGGCCGAGGTGAGGTTCACCTCGATGACCTTGTCCCACTCGTCGTCCTTCATGCGCATGAAGAGGTTGTCACGGGTGATGCCCGCATTGTTGACGAGAATGTCCAGCCCGCCCATGGCCGCTTCGGCGGCGGGCACCAGGGCGTCCACGGCCTCGCGGTCACCCAGATCGGCGGTCAGAACGTGGGTCCGGTCGCCGCCAAGCTCGGACGCAAGCGCATCAAGCCGCTCGCGGCGCGTGCCGGAGAGCGCAACGGTCGCCCCGTTCGCATGAAGCGCCCGCGCGATCGCCGCGCCGATGCCGCCGCTGGCGCCGGTCACGAGGGCGGCGCGCCCAGTAAGATCGAACATTCACGGCCCTTTCGGGAATCCGGACGAAGCCCCCGGCTCCGCCCTGTCTATCCAGTCCGCGTGCGACGAGCCCAAGCCCGCCGCCGATGCGGCAATCGGGCGACATCTGCCCGTCCCGCATGAAAAGTCAACTGCCGCACTCAGCTTGCGAGCCTTGCAGCGAGCGCATCGATCTCATCGGGCGTTCCTGCCGCGATGCCCTGCGCACCCTTGGCGATGCGTTTGGCAAGCCCGGTCAGCACCGAACCGGACCCGAGTTCGACGAAGAGGTCGACACCGTCGCCCGCAAGCCACTCGACGCTTTCGCGCCAACGCACCGTGCCGGTGACCTGCTCGACGAGCCGGGCACGGATCTCGGCAGGGTCGGTGATCGGTCGCGCCAGCACATTCGCGACCAGCGGAACGGCCGGCTCAGCGATCGCGACGGAGGCGAGCGCCTCGGCCATGGCGTCGGCGGCCGGCGCCATCAGCGGGCAGTGGAACGGTGCGCTCACCGGCAGCAGCACGGCGCGCCGGGCGCCATGCCCCTTGGCGATCTCGATCGCCCGCTCCACCGCAGCCTTATGGCCGGAAACCACGACCTGTCCGGGCGCGTTGTCGTTTGCGGTGGCACAGACCTCGTCACCGGCGGCTTCCGCGGCGACAGTGCGCGCGGCGTCGAGATCGAGCCCGAGCAGCGCCGCCATTGCGCCGACGCCCGGAGCAACCGCCGCCTGCATGGCATTACCGCGCAGCCGCAGCAGCCGGGCCGTGTCGCCGACGGACAGGCTATCGGCCGCCGCGAGCGCGGAATATTCGCCGAGCGAGTGACCCGCCACGAAGGCGGCGTGGTCGCGAAGCGCGATCCCACGCGCCTCCAGCGCCCGCACCGCGGCGACACTCACCGCCATCAGCGCCGGCTGCGCGTTCGCCGTCAGCGTCAACGTCTCTTCGGGACCTTCCCAGATCAGCGTGGAGAGCTTTTCGCCGAGCGCATCGTCGACCTCGGCGAACACCGAACGGGCTTCGGGGAAGGCATCGGCGAGCGCGCGCCCCATGCCGACTGCCTGGCTGCCTTGTCCGGGGAAGGTGAATGCCGTGCTCATCGCGTCCGTGCCGCCCAGGTTGGCCTGCGTGTTCGTTTGCCGCCGGCAGGGCGCCGCAAGTCCATCGCCACAATCGCCGCCGGGCCCGGTCCGGGTCGGTTCGGGCCGGCGCACAAAGGCGCCTGATGTTCGGGAAGTCAAGTCGCGCGGGTGCAAGCCCGTGGCCGTCCCGTAGCGCAGCATCTGCGCCGAATCAGGAGGAGCAGGCCGGATCCCGCTATTCGGCCCAGCCGATGCTCAAGGTCGACACAACCGGATCGACGGCGCGCAATGCGGCGGCGGAGGACGCGAACGTACGGTCACCGGATGCTTCCTCAAGCGCGGCATCCGGCGCATCGGGAGCAGGGTCGAACCGGATCGAGAGGAAACAGCCGCCATCGAGCCGGTCGAGCTTGCCGCCCTTCCAGTCGCTGACCCAACCGCCCATGTCCCAGCCGAAGCCGGAGACGCTGAACGGCTTTGCGTTCGCCCGCTGAACGGCGTCGAGCGGGCTTCCGATGCGAATCCCGCCTCCCGAGGACGCGCGCACGGTCCACGCCGATGTCTCCTTCACCGTGATGGAGGCGGGGCGGCTGTGGTTGCCAGAATCGAACCAGAGAATTTCGACGCGGTATTCGGGGTCGTCAGGAAACAGCACGGTGCCGGGTTCGACATCGCCTTCGACGACGTCGATATCCGTGTTCACCACGTTCGCGGCGCCGAACATCTCGGCGAGAGAGTCCGCGGTCGCATCCTTCGGGAAGGTTCGGCAATCAAACGACGGAAGGTCCTGCGCGGCGGCGGGCGCCGTCAGCGCAAGCAGGGAAGCGAAGGCTGCGGCACGCGAAAGCATTCTGGCACGGGCTCCCTTCGAGCAACCTCGACGATGCCGGCAAGTGCCTCGGAGGGTTCGCACGTCCGGCCCAGGCACAGCCCCGAATGTCTCGCCGGCGCGGCCGCTTTCCAGGACACGAAAGCCGCAAACGTCATCTGACAGAGATGGTATCACCATCATCCGTCATGGTCACAGCAATAAATCGGTCGCGCAGTGGAACTTGTTTGTCGTCTGACGGCACTCGCCATGATGTCTTTTCATCATGCGCGAGGGGATGGCTGGGGGACCTGGATTCGAACCAAGACTAACGGAGTCAGAGTCCGAATAAAGCATTGATATATAACGACATTCCTACAAAGGTCGTC is a genomic window containing:
- the fabD gene encoding ACP S-malonyltransferase, which gives rise to MSTAFTFPGQGSQAVGMGRALADAFPEARSVFAEVDDALGEKLSTLIWEGPEETLTLTANAQPALMAVSVAAVRALEARGIALRDHAAFVAGHSLGEYSALAAADSLSVGDTARLLRLRGNAMQAAVAPGVGAMAALLGLDLDAARTVAAEAAGDEVCATANDNAPGQVVVSGHKAAVERAIEIAKGHGARRAVLLPVSAPFHCPLMAPAADAMAEALASVAIAEPAVPLVANVLARPITDPAEIRARLVEQVTGTVRWRESVEWLAGDGVDLFVELGSGSVLTGLAKRIAKGAQGIAAGTPDEIDALAARLAS
- the rimO gene encoding 30S ribosomal protein S12 methylthiotransferase RimO, with the protein product MSDTSQIFETNDGGAAARPAKANPKISFVSLGCPKALVDSERILTQLRAEGYEISRNHAGADVVVVNTCGFLDSAKAESLGAIGEALSENGRVIVTGCMGAQPEEIRAAHPGVLAVTGPQAYESVVAAVHEAVPPAHDPYVDLVPPQGVKLTPRHYAYLKISEGCSNRCTFCIIPSLRGDLVSRPAGDVLREAERLVKAGVKEILVISQDTSAYGVDLRYAASPWRDREVRAKFYDLAAALGELGAWIRLHYVYPYPHVDEVIGLMAEGKVLPYLDIPFQHAAPNVLKAMRRPAHQEKTLGRIRRWREECPDLAIRSTFIVGFPGETDADFEELLSFLDEASLDRVGCFKYEAVAGATANDLAAPVPEEVKEQRWHRFMARQQAISARRLAVKVGKRAKILVDKSSGLTAVGRGSWDAPEIDGVVHLTGRRPIRAGEFVSVRIDRADAYDLHATVTG
- the gmk gene encoding guanylate kinase, with product MIPVSAPTIPYSRRGFLLVLSSPSGAGKSTLTRNLLSDPDENERLKLSVSVTTRERRPSEIEGVHYHFIQKKSFEAMRSQGDLLEWAEVHGNFYGTPREAVEQALAEGYDMVFDIDWQGTRQLVEAMREDVVAVFVLPPAARDLKSRLDRRAEDSAETIAKRLTNAKSELEHWVEYDYVLVNDDLTRAYAGLKAILGAERLRRSRGYGLPAFIAGIQADL
- the fabF gene encoding beta-ketoacyl-ACP synthase II, yielding MRRVVITGLGMVTPLGCGVDVSWSRLIEGKSGANAIESFEVSDLACRIAAQIPRGDGSDGTYNPDDWMEPKESRKVDEFIVFAVAAAEQAIRDAGWSPKSYEEQIRSGVLIGSGIGGLIGIEDAAITLKERGPRRISPFFIPGRLINLASGYVSIRHGLKGPNHAVVTACSTGAHAIGDAARLIMLDDADVMVAGGAESPIGRLALAGFAACRALSTGFNDRPEQASRPYDRDRDGFVMGEGAGVVVLEELGHAIRRGARIYGEVIGYGMSGDAYHITAPSEDGDGAYRCMTAALKRAGIAPEEIDYINAHGTSTPMGDEIELGAVHRVVGQSADRLTMSSTKSATGHLLGAAGAIEAIFSVLAMRDSIAPPTINLDNPSVQTSIDLVPNKAKEMPIRTVLSNSFGFGGTNASIILRQFEA
- a CDS encoding Lrp/AsnC family transcriptional regulator; amino-acid sequence: MKVRLDDIDWKILRELQDDGRITNVELSRRIGISAPPCLRRVKALEDAGIINAYRALLDEKSLGYDLTAFAMVGLNSQAEADLVAFEERLRGWPIVREAWMLSGDIDFILKCVATNLRAFQTFIIEELTAAANVASVRTALTIRQTKNAPTVPIA
- a CDS encoding YicC/YloC family endoribonuclease, coding for MTGFARRSGTTEVDTEAGSASFSWGWELRSVNGRGLDFKLRLASGYEAIEPQVRECLTKALARGNVSATLSVEQVSAPAAVRLNAAVLEGVLAAADTVRSRLGGAPVSVEGILGLRGVLETAESTSDDAMRAELGGMLVEAFAAAVDDLLVMRRTEGKAVAGALSRHLDTIEALVDVAEHSPARRPEAIRQRLAADIRRIVGADAGLDPDRLHQEAVLLASRADIQEEIDRLRAHIEQARGLLAGGGAVGRRLDFLAQEFGREANTLCAKSNDVDITRAGLDLKATIEQLREQIQNLE
- the fabG gene encoding 3-oxoacyl-[acyl-carrier-protein] reductase, which codes for MFDLTGRAALVTGASGGIGAAIARALHANGATVALSGTRRERLDALASELGGDRTHVLTADLGDREAVDALVPAAEAAMGGLDILVNNAGITRDNLFMRMKDDEWDKVIEVNLTSAFRLSRAALKGMMRRRYGRIIGITSVVGVTGNAGQGNYAAAKAGMIGMSKSLAKEVASRNITVNTVAPGFIETAMTDVLKPEQRDAILGAVPAGRLGSGDDIAAAVLYLASSEAGYVTGQTLHVNGGMAMV
- the mltG gene encoding endolytic transglycosylase MltG, yielding MTDPSSDNREPTGRRRSPRSPRQALHPDSAPPPPSRSRHARNPLVLVLNFFLTAALLIVLAAGGTVYWGKTVYEAPGPLAAEATVLIEPGSTLDEIATLLESHNVISNRWVFEGASKFLENTSKLKAGEYAFSPGVSMRAVMDEITSGRSIQHAMTIPEGVTSAQVVDKLLGDTMLTGALSAIPQEGSLLPETYKFTRGSSRKQLLDRMSKAQEEALAEIWAGRAPDLPLKTPRDLVILASIIEKETGKADERPRIAAVFINRLNKGMRLQSDPTILYGLYGGAAWKQARTILRSDLQRPNPYNTYQIPALPPGPIANPGRDSLEAAAHPADTKDLYFVADGTGGHVFAVSLDDHNRNVAKWRELEKTQSGQGSGSDQIAVQPATPAN
- a CDS encoding acyl carrier protein, giving the protein MSDIAERVKKIVIEHLGVEADKVTDNASFIDDLGADSLDTVELVMAFEEEFGVEIPDDAAETILTVGDAVKFLEKAAG